In the bacterium genome, one interval contains:
- a CDS encoding sulfite exporter TauE/SafE family protein, with translation MSKTYTFHVYGTHCASCKILIEDILKEQEFVKNAKVDLKRETIQIETNSEKSPEEIVSFLTDKIKSHGYALSVTEVIQENKSNDIIWKALPIGLAFLVLFFMLQKSGILNFGIGGKITPATGFFIGLIASVSSCLAIVGGLVLSLSAKISQDNVSDTKTFLLFHAGRLASFAILGGILGLIGSAFGVNFTFTAILGIIAAIIMLLFGLNLTGVFSKNHFTLPSGIFNFFRKIEHKTLTPLIIGFATFFLPCGFTQSMQIAAVASGSFTSGFLIMFAFALGTLPMLAFLSFGSASFARGKHAPLFFKSAGVVVTGLGIFALLSGLAGLGIINPLFNI, from the coding sequence ATGTCAAAAACATACACATTCCATGTTTACGGCACTCATTGCGCCTCTTGCAAAATATTGATTGAAGATATTTTGAAGGAGCAGGAGTTTGTGAAAAATGCCAAAGTTGACCTAAAGAGAGAGACCATCCAAATAGAAACGAATAGCGAAAAAAGTCCTGAAGAAATAGTTAGTTTCTTAACAGATAAAATAAAATCGCACGGCTATGCTCTTTCCGTAACAGAGGTCATTCAAGAAAATAAATCAAATGACATCATTTGGAAAGCATTACCTATAGGGCTTGCCTTTTTGGTTTTATTTTTCATGTTGCAAAAATCAGGAATTTTGAATTTTGGCATCGGAGGTAAAATCACACCCGCAACCGGTTTTTTTATCGGGCTTATCGCTTCGGTTTCAAGCTGTCTTGCGATAGTGGGCGGACTGGTGCTTTCACTTTCGGCAAAAATATCGCAAGATAATGTGAGCGATACAAAAACTTTTCTGCTTTTTCACGCGGGAAGATTGGCGAGCTTTGCCATCTTGGGCGGAATTCTTGGGCTCATCGGTAGCGCTTTTGGCGTCAATTTCACCTTTACGGCAATATTGGGAATTATTGCGGCAATTATAATGCTGCTCTTCGGACTAAATTTAACGGGAGTATTTTCAAAAAACCATTTCACTCTACCCTCCGGCATTTTTAACTTTTTTAGAAAAATAGAACACAAGACGCTCACACCACTCATCATCGGCTTCGCCACATTTTTCTTGCCATGCGGATTCACTCAATCAATGCAAATCGCGGCAGTTGCGAGCGGGTCATTCACATCAGGGTTTTTGATTATGTTCGCTTTCGCGCTTGGCACTCTGCCAATGCTTGCCTTTCTGTCCTTCGGCTCGGCTTCTTTCGCGCGCGGGAAGCACGCGCCTCTTTTCTTTAAGTCCGCCGGAGTTGTGGTTACAGGTCTCGGAATATTCGCGCTGTTGTCGGGGCTCGCGGGTCTCGGCATTATCAACCCATTATTCAATATTTAA
- a CDS encoding cytochrome c biogenesis protein CcdA — MKKIIILIGISLVAIIGITILKNSPATSEIIWNISREGTWLLPLLLVSAILDSVHPCSFSILLITIAFLFGIQMTRAKILQLGGTYIAGIFTAYFLIGLGILKVLHLFNTPHFMGKLGATLLIAFGVINLLNRFFPKFPIKLKIPGVVHGTMGKLMDRASFPAVFGLGLLVGICQFPCMGGPYLMVIGLLRDQVTYLSGFGYLVLYNLILIAPLMVVLLLSAKKEMVEKVQTWKRENIRGVRLWAGIAMIIIGILIFFI, encoded by the coding sequence ATGAAAAAAATAATTATACTCATCGGTATTTCGCTTGTCGCCATAATTGGCATAACCATTCTTAAAAACAGTCCGGCAACTTCGGAGATAATTTGGAATATAAGCCGGGAGGGAACATGGCTTCTACCGCTTCTCTTGGTATCCGCGATATTAGACAGTGTGCATCCCTGCTCATTCTCCATTCTTCTTATCACAATTGCGTTCCTCTTTGGAATACAAATGACTCGGGCAAAAATTCTTCAATTGGGTGGCACATATATCGCGGGAATCTTCACGGCATACTTCTTGATTGGCTTGGGAATTTTGAAGGTACTCCACTTGTTCAACACTCCGCACTTTATGGGTAAATTGGGCGCCACACTTCTCATTGCTTTTGGAGTAATCAATCTACTAAATCGTTTTTTCCCCAAATTTCCAATCAAGCTAAAAATTCCGGGAGTTGTTCATGGAACTATGGGCAAATTAATGGATAGGGCTTCGTTCCCCGCGGTATTCGGACTTGGATTGCTTGTCGGTATCTGCCAATTCCCATGCATGGGCGGACCGTATCTAATGGTTATAGGACTCCTGCGCGACCAAGTCACGTATTTATCAGGTTTTGGTTATTTAGTTCTATATAATCTGATTCTTATTGCTCCGCTTATGGTTGTGCTTCTTCTATCCGCAAAGAAAGAGATGGTTGAAAAGGTGCAAACTTGGAAGCGGGAAAATATAAGAGGGGTCAGACTCTGGGCGGGGATTGCCATGATTATTATCGGCATATTGATTTTCTTCATCTAA
- a CDS encoding DUF1573 domain-containing protein has protein sequence MTTKISNGVTKQTIISIAIIVVGVAGLAWWSKSADNKGLSAEGSQKYHLANTSNALAAIEEFYDFGTISMKNGNVSKIFKVTNNSSEDIKVPSVTTSCMCTTAYILNEDGERGRPFGMPGHGGAVPKAKAIVKAGGTLDIEVVFDPNAHGPAGVGRIERSVFLEDENKNVIELKFKVNVTP, from the coding sequence ATGACTACGAAAATTTCTAACGGGGTGACCAAACAAACAATTATCTCAATCGCAATAATCGTTGTCGGCGTGGCCGGTTTGGCGTGGTGGAGCAAGTCGGCGGACAACAAGGGGTTGAGCGCAGAAGGGTCTCAAAAGTACCATTTGGCTAACACAAGCAATGCTTTAGCCGCCATAGAGGAGTTTTATGATTTCGGCACGATCTCTATGAAGAATGGAAATGTCAGCAAAATATTCAAAGTAACCAACAATTCATCGGAAGATATAAAAGTGCCGAGTGTGACAACTTCTTGTATGTGCACTACTGCTTATATCTTGAATGAAGACGGAGAAAGAGGCAGGCCATTTGGCATGCCGGGCCACGGCGGGGCAGTGCCCAAGGCCAAGGCCATCGTAAAAGCAGGCGGGACGCTTGATATTGAAGTTGTGTTTGATCCGAATGCTCATGGTCCGGCGGGAGTCGGCCGTATTGAACGTTCTGTTTTTTTGGAAGACGAAAATAAAAATGTCATAGAGTTGAAATTCAAGGTAAACGTAACTCCATAA
- a CDS encoding sporulation protein YjcZ — protein sequence MMGFGYGGYSGMMGGGFGIIIMTIVIIDLVLLGIWLYKQINK from the coding sequence ATGATGGGATTTGGATATGGAGGGTATAGCGGGATGATGGGCGGAGGGTTCGGTATCATTATTATGACGATAGTGATAATAGACCTTGTTCTGCTCGGCATCTGGCTTTACAAACAAATTAATAAATAG
- a CDS encoding DUF302 domain-containing protein, with amino-acid sequence MEFDYTIITTKDFDKAVQDAQEEIAKAGMRVLYVHNVQETLGEKGFNREPFKIIEFCNAKFANEFLNMDIKIGLCIPCKINVYNKDGQTFISGMRPIVLSRFFPQVDFGEKLKEIDQIIQNIINNTK; translated from the coding sequence ATGGAATTTGATTACACTATAATTACAACAAAGGATTTTGATAAAGCGGTTCAAGACGCGCAAGAGGAAATCGCCAAAGCTGGGATGCGGGTCTTGTATGTTCATAATGTGCAGGAAACTCTGGGCGAAAAAGGGTTTAACAGAGAGCCGTTTAAAATAATTGAATTTTGTAACGCAAAATTCGCCAATGAATTTTTAAATATGGATATTAAAATCGGACTTTGTATACCCTGCAAGATAAATGTGTATAACAAAGACGGACAAACTTTCATTTCCGGTATGCGTCCGATTGTTTTATCGCGATTTTTTCCACAAGTTGATTTCGGAGAGAAGTTAAAAGAAATTGATCAAATTATTCAAAATATTATCAACAACACAAAATAG